The genomic interval CCCGCGACCTCCCGCGCTACATGGCGATGATGCGGCGCGGCCGCCTGCCGGTGGACCGGCTGCTCAGCGGCACGCTGCCGCTGTCCGACATCAATGCCGGTTTCGACCGGCTGGACGGCGGCGAGGCCCTGCGGCAGGTGGTCGTGTTCTGATACCGCCTGAGTACAGGTCTCGACCTAAGCTCAGGCGGAGGGCGCGACTGCGCCCCGCGCCGGAGGCGCGGACTTGAACCGGGGAGCCAACCGGCGCGCAAGCCCAGCGGAGCGCCAGCGATTGAGGAACAAGCCGAGTGCATGGAGACATGCGCTCGGCGGTATGGGAGCCGGCCGGGGCCGTCTTCAGCCTGGACGGCCCGGTATCAACCGGGCTCGCCGGGCTCCGGCTCGAACAAAGCTTCCAGGACGGTGCAGTCCGGGACACCGGCGTCCGTCTTTTGGGTCGCGCAGGCCAGGATGAACCCTTCGAGGCTGTGCGCCAGCTTCTGCAGGTGCGCCATCTTCAAGCGGACATCCTGAAGATGGCCCTCGGCAATACCGCAGGCCTCGGCACGGACGCCGGCGCTGCCTTCGGCCAAACGAAGCAACTCCCGAACCTGATCCAGCGAGAAGCCAAGCTCCCGGCTGCGCCGGATGAAGGCCAGCCGGCGCAGGTGGCGGGGGCCGAACACCCGATGGCCACCGGGCCCACGGTCGGCTTCCGGGAGCAAACCGATGCTTTCGTAGTAACGGATCGTTTGAATGTTGCAGTCGGCCCGCCGTGCCAGCGCACCGATGCCCCACCCCGAATGCGCGGCCATGGCCACCTTCGAAAAAAGCGCTTGTATCTATAGTAGCTATAGGTCGTAGCCTTCCCCAAGCATTCGTTTCGACCTGGAGCGCCATCATGCCGACCGCCCTGACCCAAGACGCCGCGGCGCAGCCCATCGCCTGCCTGCTGGACCGCGAGTCCTATCTCGCCCGCTTGGACGTAATCGCCAAGCTCAACTCCGAGGCCCTGCTGGGGCGCAAGCGGCAGGGCAATGTCCTGTACCTGGCCTATCGCAATCAGGGCGACGTCGAGGCCCGTGTCCGTGAACTGGTGGCGCTCGAACAGGAATGCTGCCCGTTCTTCACCTTCGCCGTCGCGGTCGAGGCCGGCGAGATCCGACTGACCGTTTCGGCGCCGGAAGAGGGTGTCGCGCTGCTGGACGAGGTGTTCACCGGCGGCGAGCCTGCGGCGAATTCCGCACCCAGCTGCAAGTGCTGCGGTGGCTGATCGGCACCATTTGTCCTGAACGGAACGCTTCTCGGTGGGATCGGGCCGTTGGTATGCAGGCCATGGCCCCACCGGTCGCCATCGCGTTCGGGACCAGGGGCGATGGCCCGGTGGAAAACCGGACCATCGGACATCGGGAAAAGGCGGAATGACGTTTGTGCTCTACGGCGCAGCCGCGCTGGGCGAGATTGCCGGCTGCTTTTCGTTCTGGGCTTGGCTGCGCCTGGGCAAGTCGCCGCTCTGGCTCGTTCCCGGCCTGCTCAGCCTTACGGCGTTCGCCTGGCTGCTCACCCGTATCGACGCGGATTTCGCCGGCCGGGCCTATGCTGCCTATGGGGGGGTCTATATCGCGGCCTCGCTTGCCTGGCTGTGGGCCGTCGAGGGCACCCGCCCCGACCGGTGGGATCTCGTCGGCGCGGCCATTTGCCTGTTCGGCGCCGCGATCGTCCTGTTCGGTCCCCGCTCCGCCTAGCAAGTCTTCCGTTCGGGCGGAACCACCTGATCGAAATTCACCCTGTTGAACAAGTGGATGGAGCACGGCCCGATCCATCGGATCGCGCCGTGCTCCAGCTCGCGTCCGGTAGAGGGGAGCGGGGTGGAGCCCGGCGATCATGGGGGGGTGAGTTCCGCGGCAGCGTGGCCGTGACCAACAGCCCCCCTCCAGGCCGGTCGGCCACCTGGATGTCGCCGTCATGGGCGCGGACGATGGTGCGCGCCACGGTCAAACCCAGGCCCGTCCCTCCGGTCTCGCGACTGCGGGACGCCTCGATGCGGTAGAACGGATCGAAGATCCTTTCCCGCTCCGCCTCCGGGACCCCCGGCCCGCGGTCGCCGACCACAACCGTGTAGGCGGTGTCCGTGCGGGACAGGTGGACCTCCGCCCCGCCCCCGTACTTCACCGCGTTCTCGACGATGTTCGTGAAGGCCCGCTTCAACGACAAAGGGCGGCAGGCCAGCGGCGCGGACATGCCGCCCGCGAACACGACGGGCATGCCCGCGTCCGCCATCTCGTCGCAAACGGTCTCCACCAGTGTCGACAGGTCCATCACCGTCGTCGGTTCGCCGTCCACCCCTTCCTTCAGGAAGGCGAGCGCGGAGGACACCATCTGCTCCATCTCGTCCAGGTCCCGCAGCATGCGCTCGCGCTGCGCGTCGTCCTCGACGAATTCGGCGCGCAGGCGCAGGCGCGTGATGGGCGTCCTAAGGTCGTGGGAAACGGCCGCCAGCGTCTGGGTGCGATCCTCCAGAAGCTTGCGGATCCGGCGCTGCATCCCGTTGAAGGCCGCCGCCGCGAGCCGGACCTCGCGGGGCCCCTCCTCCGGCAGGGCCGGCGCGCCCACGTCGCGGCCGAACCGCTCGGCGGCGCGGGCGAGGTCGCCGAGCGGGCGGGTGAACAGGCGGACAACGCCGATGGCGACGATGAAGATCGCGGCCGCCATCAGGGTCGTCGAAAGGACGACATGCGAGGCGAACGGGGCATCCGGCCGCGGAAGCGCAACCGTGAAGTTGACCCAACTGCCATCCGGCAGTCTCGTGGAGGCGAGGAGCAGGTGCCCTTCGGCACCGCCGTGGTGCTCCGTCCCGCCGGTTCCGTCGGCGTAGGACAGCAGCAGGCCGTCGTCGGCGACCTCCGGCGCGGCGTCCCGGAGCCGTGTTTCGAGTTCGGCGAGGGGGGCGGCCACGCCCTGCGCGCGCCTGACGAGGCTCATGGAACTCCAATGCACCTCCATGAGCGGGGTGGAGGCGGCGTGGGCCACGGCTTCGCGTTCGGCAGGGGGCGCTTGGCCGACCAGACGTTTCGTGGCGACGATCCGCTCGGCGATGCTCCGCTCGCTGCTGGATCCAAGCCGCTCGACCAGATCGGCCTGGTAGACCAGCACGCTGACCAAGTGCGACGCGACCAGCCCGGCCAGCAGGACCAGGACCGTCCGTCCTGCGATGGTGTCCGGGAACAGGCGCATCACAGGCGCTCGACGGCCGCCGACAGCACGTAGCCGGCCCCCCGCACGGTTTTGATGATCTCCTCCTCACCCGGCGCGGCATGCTCCAGTTTCCGGCGCAGGCGGCTGACCTGGTTGTCGATGCTGCGGTCGTAGGGCGACGCCGACCGTCCCCGGGTGGCGTCCAGGAGATGGTCGCGGCTGAGGACCCGGCGCGGGTTCTCGGTCAGGACGGCCAGCAGGTCGAACTCGCCGCTCGTCAGGTCCACGGCGACACCCGCCGGCGTGCGGAGTTCCCGCCGCACCAAGTCCATCGTCCACCCGGCGAAACAAAGGGTCCCCGTCTTCCCGCGGTCGTGCACCAGCCCGCCGGCGCTGCGGCGCAGCACGGCCCGCATGCGTGCGAGAAGCTCACGGGGGCTGAAGGGTTTGGACAGGTAGTCGTCGGCCCCGACCTCCAGGCCGACGATGCGGTCGGCCTCCTCGCCCATGGCGGTCAGCATGATCACGGGCAGGGCCGACCGCGCGCGCAGGTCCCGGCAGAGACTGACCCCGTCCTCGCCCGGCATCATCACGTCCAGCACGACCAGATCGAACTCGGGGGTCGCGAGCGCCGCCCGCATCTCGATCCCGTTGCGCGCGGAGGAAACCCGGTACCCGTGCTTGCGCAGGAACCGGGACAGCAGGTCCCTGATCTCGGCATCGTCATCGACGACGAGGATGTGCCCGGTCGCGTCCAATGCACGCTCCCGCTCCGTGGTCCGCCCGGTGGCCTGTACTAGGCCGTCCCGTGGCGCAACGCAAGGCGACCCCGCTCCGCGCCACGGGGTTACAAAAAGATACAGAACACACCCGCGGACCGGCCCGTTGGTTCGGCGATGCGGCGGATGCGCCCTCGCCGGGGCGAACCCGCCGCGCCCGAAGACCCGGAGATGAGGAGAACCAACGGATGTCCAAGCGAACGATCCTCGCGGCCACGCTGGCGCTCAGCACCGCCTTCGCGACCGGCGCCGTCGCCCAGACGACCCCGGGTGGTCAAGCCCCGGCGCAGGGCCAGGGTGGCGGCATGCCCCACTCGTCCGGCGACATGCAGGCCATGATGGACCGCTGCAACCGCCTGATGCAGCAGCCGGCGGCGAACGCCACGGCCCAGCAGCAGCAGGAGCGGCGCGATTGCGACGCGATGATGCGGTCGCACGGGATGTCGGGCGGTGGCCAGTCGGGCGGGACCCACTCGGGCAGCGGCCACTCGGGCGCGCCGCCCAAGCGCTGACGGCAGACCGCGTCAGCCGATGCCGCCGCCTGCGCGCCGCACCGCCATGGCGTGCGCGGCGTCCAGGGCGGCGAGCAGGCTGTCGGGCCGCGCACGCCCTGTGCCGGCCAGGTCGAACGCGGTCCCGTGGTCCGGCGAGGT from Azospirillaceae bacterium carries:
- a CDS encoding helix-turn-helix domain-containing protein → MAAHSGWGIGALARRADCNIQTIRYYESIGLLPEADRGPGGHRVFGPRHLRRLAFIRRSRELGFSLDQVRELLRLAEGSAGVRAEACGIAEGHLQDVRLKMAHLQKLAHSLEGFILACATQKTDAGVPDCTVLEALFEPEPGEPG
- a CDS encoding YnfA family protein, encoding MTFVLYGAAALGEIAGCFSFWAWLRLGKSPLWLVPGLLSLTAFAWLLTRIDADFAGRAYAAYGGVYIAASLAWLWAVEGTRPDRWDLVGAAICLFGAAIVLFGPRSA
- a CDS encoding ATP-binding protein — protein: MRLFPDTIAGRTVLVLLAGLVASHLVSVLVYQADLVERLGSSSERSIAERIVATKRLVGQAPPAEREAVAHAASTPLMEVHWSSMSLVRRAQGVAAPLAELETRLRDAAPEVADDGLLLSYADGTGGTEHHGGAEGHLLLASTRLPDGSWVNFTVALPRPDAPFASHVVLSTTLMAAAIFIVAIGVVRLFTRPLGDLARAAERFGRDVGAPALPEEGPREVRLAAAAFNGMQRRIRKLLEDRTQTLAAVSHDLRTPITRLRLRAEFVEDDAQRERMLRDLDEMEQMVSSALAFLKEGVDGEPTTVMDLSTLVETVCDEMADAGMPVVFAGGMSAPLACRPLSLKRAFTNIVENAVKYGGGAEVHLSRTDTAYTVVVGDRGPGVPEAERERIFDPFYRIEASRSRETGGTGLGLTVARTIVRAHDGDIQVADRPGGGLLVTATLPRNSPPHDRRAPPRSPLPDASWSTARSDGSGRAPSTCSTG
- a CDS encoding response regulator, whose amino-acid sequence is MDATGHILVVDDDAEIRDLLSRFLRKHGYRVSSARNGIEMRAALATPEFDLVVLDVMMPGEDGVSLCRDLRARSALPVIMLTAMGEEADRIVGLEVGADDYLSKPFSPRELLARMRAVLRRSAGGLVHDRGKTGTLCFAGWTMDLVRRELRTPAGVAVDLTSGEFDLLAVLTENPRRVLSRDHLLDATRGRSASPYDRSIDNQVSRLRRKLEHAAPGEEEIIKTVRGAGYVLSAAVERL